A single genomic interval of Streptomyces sp. NBC_00663 harbors:
- a CDS encoding SpoIIE family protein phosphatase, translated as MEHASAAAIIDAHGTVTGWSDGARRLTGHPAEEVVGRAVRELLAEDPPPETVAARAGTVVLRHRDGTPVAVPVRACEVLGPDGAPGGFVITAEQPGGAEPTLAGQAFQQASMSMSVFDPRQRYLRLNEVACQVMGVPEEALLGRYFPETVEEAEHSRGFNWHLRHVAETGRPIHYESYTRAPSGSRYHAWNIEMWPVRNALDELVGVGLAAFDSTEQHWARRRLALLNEAADAIGTTLDVVRTAEELVSLVIPRFADFTSVDLLEWVLGPDEPPSVLPQDLVLRRVAHGSVTEGTPEAAVHLGFTDVYPPYSPPARAMREGRAVLSRAGEPSFDRWVRERNARAPKGKPYREGAHSLIAVPLRARGITLGVAVTIRIGDADPYVPDDASLAEELASRAAVCVDNSRRFARERTTALALQHSLLPRGLPGQAAVEVAHRYLPSGSLAGIGGDWFDVIPLSGSRVALVVGDVVGHGISSSATMGRLCTAVRTLADVDLPPDELLTHLDDLVTHLAAYDGDDDVAELGATCLYAVYDPVSRRLNFAAAGHPPPALVLPDGTSECVPMTAGPPLGVGGLPFEATEVELPEGAIVALYTDGLIEDRDRDIDHATSELCRALTAPASSLDALCDTVLKAVLPEEPSDDVALLLARTRALGADRVATWDIPPDPAHVAQARQAATEQLTAWGLDEAAFVTELVVSELVTNAIRYGEPPVQLRLIRDRTLICEVSDGSSTSPHLRRAHAYDEGGRGLLLVAQLTQRWGSRQTGSGKTIWAEQPLPPA; from the coding sequence ATGGAGCATGCCTCCGCCGCGGCGATCATCGACGCCCACGGCACGGTGACGGGGTGGAGCGACGGTGCCCGGCGACTGACCGGCCACCCGGCCGAGGAGGTCGTGGGGCGGGCGGTGCGTGAGCTGCTCGCCGAGGACCCGCCGCCCGAGACCGTCGCCGCCCGGGCGGGCACCGTCGTCCTGCGGCACCGCGACGGCACGCCCGTCGCCGTGCCGGTGCGGGCCTGCGAGGTCCTCGGCCCGGACGGGGCGCCCGGCGGATTCGTGATCACCGCCGAGCAGCCCGGCGGAGCCGAGCCCACCCTGGCCGGGCAGGCCTTCCAGCAGGCCTCCATGTCCATGTCGGTCTTCGACCCCCGCCAGCGCTATCTGCGGCTCAACGAGGTCGCCTGCCAGGTGATGGGCGTCCCCGAGGAGGCCCTGCTCGGCCGCTACTTCCCCGAGACCGTGGAGGAGGCCGAGCACAGCCGGGGCTTCAACTGGCATCTGCGGCACGTCGCCGAGACCGGCCGGCCCATCCACTACGAGAGCTACACCCGTGCCCCCTCCGGCAGCCGCTACCACGCCTGGAACATCGAGATGTGGCCGGTGCGCAACGCCCTCGACGAGCTCGTCGGCGTCGGCCTCGCGGCGTTCGACAGCACCGAGCAGCACTGGGCCCGGCGCCGGCTGGCCCTGCTGAACGAGGCGGCGGACGCCATCGGCACCACCCTGGACGTGGTCCGCACCGCCGAGGAACTCGTCTCGCTCGTGATCCCGAGGTTCGCCGACTTCACCAGCGTCGACCTCCTCGAATGGGTCCTCGGCCCCGACGAACCCCCGAGCGTGCTGCCCCAGGACCTCGTCCTGCGCCGGGTCGCCCACGGCTCGGTGACCGAGGGCACCCCGGAGGCCGCCGTGCACCTGGGCTTCACGGACGTCTACCCGCCGTACTCGCCGCCCGCGCGGGCCATGCGGGAAGGGCGGGCCGTGCTCAGCCGCGCCGGGGAGCCCTCCTTCGACCGCTGGGTGCGAGAACGCAACGCCCGCGCCCCCAAGGGCAAGCCCTACCGGGAAGGCGCCCACTCACTGATCGCGGTGCCGCTGCGGGCCCGCGGCATCACACTGGGCGTCGCCGTCACCATCCGCATCGGCGACGCCGACCCCTACGTCCCGGACGACGCCTCCCTCGCCGAGGAACTCGCCAGCCGGGCCGCCGTCTGCGTCGACAACTCCCGCCGCTTCGCCCGCGAACGCACCACCGCGCTCGCCCTCCAGCACAGCCTGCTGCCCCGGGGACTGCCGGGGCAGGCCGCCGTCGAGGTCGCCCACCGCTATCTGCCGTCCGGCTCCCTCGCCGGCATCGGCGGCGACTGGTTCGACGTCATCCCGCTGTCCGGCAGCCGCGTCGCCCTCGTCGTCGGCGACGTGGTCGGCCACGGCATCTCCTCCTCGGCGACGATGGGCCGCCTGTGCACCGCCGTCCGCACCCTCGCCGACGTCGACCTGCCGCCCGACGAACTCCTCACCCACCTCGACGACCTGGTCACCCACCTGGCCGCCTACGACGGCGACGACGACGTGGCGGAACTGGGCGCCACCTGCCTCTACGCCGTCTACGACCCGGTCTCGCGGCGCCTCAACTTCGCCGCCGCGGGCCATCCGCCGCCCGCCCTGGTGCTGCCCGACGGCACCTCGGAATGCGTCCCCATGACCGCGGGACCCCCGCTCGGCGTCGGTGGCCTGCCCTTCGAGGCCACCGAGGTGGAGCTCCCCGAGGGCGCGATCGTCGCCCTCTACACCGACGGCCTCATCGAGGACCGCGACCGCGACATCGACCACGCGACCAGCGAACTGTGCCGGGCCCTGACCGCGCCCGCCAGCTCCCTCGACGCCCTGTGCGACACGGTTCTCAAGGCGGTGCTGCCGGAGGAGCCCAGCGACGACGTGGCCCTCCTGCTGGCCCGCACCCGGGCGCTCGGCGCGGACCGCGTCGCCACCTGGGACATCCCGCCCGACCCGGCGCACGTGGCCCAGGCCCGGCAGGCCGCCACCGAGCAGCTGACCGCGTGGGGACTGGACGAGGCCGCGTTCGTCACCGAACTCGTCGTCAGCGAACTGGTCACCAACGCCATCCGGTACGGCGAACCACCCGTCCAGCTCCGCCTGATCCGCGACCGGACCCTCATCTGCGAGGTCTCCGACGGCAGCTCCACCTCACCGCATCTGCGGCGCGCCCACGCCTACGACGAGGGCGGCCGAGGACTGCTCCTTGTCGCCCAGCTCACCCAGCGCTGGGGCAGCCGGCAGACCGGCTCCGGCAAGACGATCTGGGCCGAACAGCCACTGCCCCCGGCCTGA
- a CDS encoding peroxiredoxin, translating into MSKRIDVGDKVEDFELPDETGTPRSLTSLLADGPIVLFFYPAALTAGCTAEACHFRDLAAEFAAAGARPVGISGDSVERQQEFSGKHALGMPLLSDADGAIRERFGVARGFSLAPTKRVTFVIAQDRTVLEVVRSELRMNTHADKALAALRAHGK; encoded by the coding sequence ATGAGCAAGCGCATCGACGTCGGCGACAAGGTCGAGGACTTCGAGCTGCCGGACGAGACCGGCACACCCCGCAGCCTGACCTCGCTGCTGGCCGACGGGCCGATCGTGCTGTTCTTCTACCCGGCCGCGCTCACCGCCGGCTGCACCGCCGAGGCCTGCCACTTCCGTGATCTCGCCGCCGAGTTCGCCGCGGCCGGCGCCCGGCCCGTCGGGATCAGCGGGGACTCCGTGGAACGCCAGCAGGAGTTCTCCGGCAAGCACGCGCTCGGCATGCCCCTGCTGTCCGACGCGGACGGGGCCATCCGGGAGAGGTTCGGAGTCGCCCGCGGATTCTCGCTGGCGCCCACCAAGCGGGTCACCTTCGTCATCGCGCAGGACCGCACCGTTCTGGAGGTCGTCCGCAGCGAGCTGCGGATGAACACCCACGCGGACAAGGCACTGGCCGCTCTGCGGGCCCACGGGAAGTGA
- a CDS encoding DoxX family protein: MPRSPRSPLLLAGLLAGVGVTHFTSPRSFDATIPKFLPGSPRTWTYASGVAEFALAAGLVAPRTRKAAALASAAFFVGVFPANVKMAVDWRHRPTPQKAAAIGRLPLQVPLVLWARNIARNTEAQV; encoded by the coding sequence GTGCCCCGGTCCCCACGTTCACCCCTGCTGCTGGCCGGCCTGCTGGCCGGGGTAGGCGTCACCCACTTCACCTCGCCCCGCTCCTTCGACGCGACCATCCCGAAGTTCCTGCCGGGATCGCCGAGGACCTGGACCTACGCCAGCGGCGTCGCCGAGTTCGCGCTGGCGGCGGGGCTCGTGGCGCCCCGCACCCGGAAGGCCGCCGCCCTGGCCTCCGCGGCCTTCTTCGTCGGGGTCTTCCCGGCGAACGTGAAGATGGCCGTCGACTGGCGCCACCGTCCCACCCCGCAGAAGGCCGCCGCGATCGGACGGCTGCCCCTTCAGGTGCCCCTCGTCCTGTGGGCCCGCAACATCGCACGGAACACGGAGGCCCAGGTATGA
- a CDS encoding AraC family transcriptional regulator, giving the protein MPDIRHTPEAPTRAQSLAAGERIDAHRHDDHQIVYAGSGVLAVTTDAGTWFAPGNRAIWVPAGTVHAHRAHGHLHLHLVGLPADDNPLGLDAPTVLAVGPLLRELIVAYTRDPGDQGPERRRLLAVLRDQLRASPQQPLRLPTATDPRLAAVCAILHADPADPRTLAALGTATGASERTLSRLFRTEFGMTFPQWRTQSRLYHALRMLADGQPVTTVAHRCGWSSTSAFIDVFRRSFGHTPGTHNRPSP; this is encoded by the coding sequence GTGCCGGACATCCGCCATACACCCGAGGCGCCGACCCGGGCGCAGAGCCTGGCCGCCGGCGAGCGCATCGACGCCCACCGGCACGACGACCACCAGATCGTCTACGCCGGGTCGGGAGTCCTGGCCGTCACCACCGACGCCGGTACCTGGTTCGCACCCGGCAACCGGGCCATCTGGGTCCCCGCGGGCACCGTCCACGCGCACCGCGCCCACGGTCATCTCCATCTTCACCTGGTCGGCCTGCCCGCCGACGACAATCCGCTCGGCCTGGACGCCCCCACCGTCCTCGCCGTCGGCCCGCTGCTGCGCGAGCTGATCGTCGCCTACACCCGCGACCCCGGCGACCAGGGCCCCGAACGCCGCCGCCTGCTCGCCGTCCTGCGCGACCAGCTCCGCGCCTCACCCCAGCAGCCGCTGCGCCTGCCGACCGCCACCGACCCGCGCCTGGCCGCCGTCTGCGCGATCCTCCACGCCGACCCGGCCGACCCACGCACCCTCGCCGCCCTCGGCACCGCCACCGGCGCGAGCGAACGCACCCTCAGCCGGCTCTTCCGCACCGAGTTCGGCATGACCTTCCCGCAGTGGCGCACCCAGTCCCGCCTCTACCACGCCCTGCGCATGCTGGCCGACGGCCAACCCGTCACGACCGTCGCCCATCGCTGCGGCTGGTCCTCCACCAGCGCCTTCATCGATGTCTTCCGCCGTTCCTTCGGCCACACGCCAGGGACCCACAACCGGCCTTCCCCGTAA
- a CDS encoding MFS transporter yields the protein MTAIRHLSLGHACVDVYQGAVAALVPYFVAERAYTYAAASGVVLAASLLSSVVQPLFGALTDRWAMPWLLPLSTLTGGAGVALSGVTDSYGLTLAAVAVSGIGVAAYHPEAARAARAAARGSHTAMGWFALGGNVGFAAAPLLVMAVVAMGGLHATPLLLVPALVGAALCAAAVRAAGDRAGTAGTAAGSGRDDRSSFLRLSGAIVCRSVVFVGLSAFVSLHVRQRTGGGDAAGTAALCVLYAGGAFGTVLGGRLAQRYGRLTVVRRSYVLTVLAVAGVVLVPGPGVYLFVGLASAGLYVPFSLHVTLGQDYLPRRVGTASGVTLGLTVSVGGLAAPAVGALADATSLQVALAPLIALPLVGRLLLCGLREPDPEAQAVPAGSGSSSTA from the coding sequence ATGACCGCGATACGCCATCTCTCCCTGGGGCACGCCTGCGTCGACGTCTACCAGGGTGCCGTCGCCGCCCTGGTGCCGTACTTCGTCGCCGAGCGCGCCTACACCTACGCCGCCGCCTCGGGCGTCGTCCTCGCCGCGTCCCTGCTGTCCTCGGTGGTGCAGCCGCTGTTCGGGGCGCTCACCGACCGGTGGGCGATGCCGTGGCTGCTGCCGCTGAGCACGCTGACGGGCGGGGCCGGGGTGGCGCTGAGCGGGGTCACCGACTCGTACGGGCTGACGCTGGCCGCGGTCGCCGTGTCCGGCATCGGGGTGGCCGCCTACCATCCGGAGGCCGCCCGTGCCGCCCGTGCCGCCGCGCGGGGCAGTCACACGGCGATGGGCTGGTTCGCCCTGGGCGGCAACGTCGGCTTCGCGGCGGCGCCGCTGCTGGTCATGGCGGTGGTCGCCATGGGCGGTCTGCACGCCACTCCCCTGCTGCTCGTGCCCGCCCTCGTGGGCGCGGCCCTGTGCGCGGCGGCGGTGCGCGCCGCGGGCGACCGTGCGGGGACGGCCGGTACGGCGGCCGGCTCCGGCCGCGACGACCGGTCGTCGTTCCTGCGGCTGTCGGGGGCGATCGTCTGCCGGTCGGTGGTGTTCGTCGGGCTGAGCGCCTTCGTCTCGCTCCACGTCCGTCAGCGCACCGGCGGCGGCGACGCCGCGGGCACGGCCGCGCTGTGCGTGCTCTACGCGGGCGGGGCCTTCGGCACGGTCCTCGGGGGCCGGCTCGCGCAGCGGTACGGGCGGCTGACGGTGGTGCGGCGGTCGTACGTCCTGACGGTGCTCGCCGTCGCGGGGGTGGTGCTCGTGCCCGGACCGGGCGTCTATCTGTTCGTCGGGCTCGCGTCGGCCGGGTTGTACGTGCCGTTCTCCCTGCACGTCACGCTCGGCCAGGACTATCTGCCGCGGCGTGTCGGTACCGCGAGCGGGGTCACGCTGGGGCTGACCGTGAGCGTGGGTGGCCTCGCCGCCCCGGCGGTGGGGGCGCTCGCCGACGCGACGTCCCTCCAGGTCGCGCTCGCCCCGCTCATCGCGCTGCCCCTTGTGGGCCGGCTCCTGCTGTGCGGACTGCGGGAGCCGGACCCGGAGGCTCAGGCCGTGCCCGCCGGCTCCGGCTCCTCGTCGACGGCGTAG
- a CDS encoding MarR family winged helix-turn-helix transcriptional regulator, which yields MATPPLPEIPVGPVSPQVTEIERALNRITYLSTRARQHERLMALAGVPLDRAAVALLRQVADSEPLRPGELANRLGVEASHVTRTVQQLQKSGYVTRVPDPDDRRAQRIELTDAGRLAVDRVRDAGARGMMLALSQWSPEELGQLATLFHRMVDDFLAYAVDEEPEPAGTA from the coding sequence ATGGCCACACCACCGCTCCCCGAGATCCCCGTCGGCCCCGTGTCTCCGCAAGTGACCGAGATCGAGCGGGCGCTGAACCGCATCACGTACCTGAGCACGCGCGCCCGGCAGCACGAGCGGCTCATGGCCCTGGCCGGAGTGCCGCTGGACCGGGCCGCCGTGGCGCTGCTGCGGCAGGTCGCCGACTCCGAGCCGCTGCGCCCGGGGGAGCTGGCCAACCGGCTGGGCGTGGAGGCCTCGCATGTGACGCGCACGGTGCAGCAGCTCCAGAAGTCCGGCTACGTCACCCGGGTCCCCGACCCCGACGACCGGCGCGCCCAGCGCATCGAGCTCACCGACGCCGGCCGGCTCGCCGTCGACCGGGTCCGGGACGCGGGGGCGCGCGGCATGATGCTCGCGCTGTCGCAGTGGTCGCCGGAGGAGCTGGGGCAGCTCGCCACGCTGTTCCACCGCATGGTCGACGACTTCCTGGCCTACGCCGTCGACGAGGAGCCGGAGCCGGCGGGCACGGCCTGA
- a CDS encoding NAD(P)/FAD-dependent oxidoreductase, giving the protein MHGIVVVGASAAGLAAAETLRREGYAGPLTLVGDEPHAPYDRPPLSKQILSGEWRPDRLPLRTPADLAALDLDLRLGGAATGLQLGERTVRLADGTTLSYDGLILATGVRPRRLPGEGAHVLRTLDDALTLRDRLGPGRRLVVVGAGFLGAEAAAVARRLGTEVILLEPAPVPLAHAVGAEVGRMLARVHLDEGVDLRCGTGVTEVTEDGVLLASGEVVEADEVLVAIGSVPNTAWLDGSGLAVADGVVCDVYGEAARNVYAAGDVARWHNPLFGTSMRIEHRTHAAEMGMAVARNLLAPEARKPFAPVPYFWSDQYGMKVQAYGFLRGHDEVAVVEGDLAERRFVALYRAGERVSGVLAVGMPPKAIRGWRQAVATGAGWHETVSPGALPVVRP; this is encoded by the coding sequence CTGCACGGGATCGTCGTCGTGGGCGCCTCGGCCGCCGGACTCGCCGCCGCCGAGACGCTCCGCCGCGAGGGCTACGCCGGCCCGCTCACCCTCGTGGGCGACGAACCCCACGCCCCGTACGACCGCCCGCCCCTGTCCAAGCAGATCCTGTCCGGGGAATGGCGGCCCGACCGGCTGCCCCTGCGCACGCCCGCCGACCTCGCCGCCCTCGACCTGGACCTGCGTCTCGGGGGCGCCGCGACCGGCCTTCAACTCGGCGAGCGCACGGTCCGGTTGGCCGATGGGACGACGCTGTCGTACGACGGACTGATCCTGGCCACCGGAGTCCGGCCGCGCCGGCTCCCCGGCGAGGGCGCGCATGTGCTGCGCACCCTGGACGACGCGCTGACCCTGCGCGACCGCCTCGGCCCCGGACGCCGGCTGGTCGTCGTCGGCGCCGGGTTCCTCGGTGCGGAGGCCGCCGCGGTGGCCCGGCGCCTCGGGACCGAGGTGATCCTCCTCGAACCCGCCCCGGTGCCGCTGGCCCACGCCGTCGGCGCCGAAGTCGGGCGGATGCTGGCGCGGGTGCATCTGGACGAGGGAGTGGACCTGCGATGCGGGACCGGCGTCACCGAGGTGACCGAGGACGGGGTGCTGCTCGCGAGCGGTGAAGTCGTCGAGGCGGACGAGGTGTTGGTGGCGATCGGCTCGGTGCCCAACACCGCGTGGCTCGACGGCAGCGGCCTGGCCGTCGCTGACGGCGTGGTCTGCGACGTGTACGGCGAGGCCGCCCGGAACGTGTACGCGGCGGGTGATGTGGCCCGCTGGCACAACCCGCTGTTCGGAACGTCGATGCGGATCGAGCACCGGACCCACGCCGCCGAGATGGGCATGGCCGTCGCCCGCAACCTCCTCGCCCCCGAGGCGCGCAAGCCGTTCGCGCCGGTGCCGTACTTCTGGTCCGACCAGTACGGCATGAAGGTGCAGGCGTACGGGTTCCTGCGCGGCCATGACGAAGTCGCCGTGGTGGAGGGGGACTTGGCCGAGCGGCGGTTCGTCGCGCTGTACCGCGCGGGTGAGCGGGTGAGCGGGGTGCTCGCCGTGGGCATGCCGCCGAAAGCGATCCGGGGGTGGCGGCAGGCCGTCGCGACCGGGGCGGGGTGGCACGAGACCGTGAGCCCCGGGGCGCTGCCCGTCGTACGTCCGTAG
- a CDS encoding ferredoxin: protein MKVELEADKCVASGQCVLAAMDVFDQDDDGIAILLEDRPAPELLDDVKEAIAVCPAAAIRLVEQ, encoded by the coding sequence ATGAAGGTGGAGCTGGAAGCCGACAAGTGCGTCGCCTCGGGGCAGTGCGTCCTCGCCGCGATGGACGTCTTCGACCAGGACGACGACGGCATCGCGATCCTCCTGGAGGACAGGCCCGCGCCCGAACTCCTCGACGACGTCAAGGAAGCGATCGCGGTCTGCCCGGCCGCCGCGATCCGACTGGTCGAGCAGTGA
- a CDS encoding cytochrome P450: MADILADPVSQEPDTAPEFPMPRAARCPFDPPPALKELQREAPLTRVRLWDGSEPWLVTRYAEQRAVLGDARVSADTDRPGYPTKASPDAGEGKLSFIMMDDPEHARLRRMVTAPFAIKKIEALRPAVQRIVDGLIDDMLARSGTVDLVEAFALPLPSLVICELLGVPYDDHAFFQDSTKTMVRTTATPAERGAASREVAGYLAELLGKRIADPRDDLLSSIAGRVTAGEIDHRQATEMALLLLIAGHETTANMIALGTLALLEHPDQLALLRETDDPKLVASAVEELLRYLHITHLGRRRAVTEDIEIGGQVIRAGEGVIMANEIANRDPEVFPDPDRLDLTRDARRHVAFGFGVHQCLGQPLARMELQVVYGTLYRRIPTLKLACPLEDVRFKDDAFIYGVHELPVAW, from the coding sequence ATGGCCGACATCTTGGCCGACCCCGTGTCCCAGGAGCCGGACACCGCCCCCGAGTTCCCGATGCCCCGCGCGGCCCGCTGTCCCTTCGACCCGCCGCCCGCCCTCAAGGAGTTGCAGCGGGAAGCGCCCCTGACGCGGGTGCGGTTGTGGGACGGCAGCGAGCCCTGGCTCGTGACCCGCTACGCCGAACAGCGCGCCGTCCTCGGCGACGCCCGGGTCAGCGCGGACACCGACCGGCCCGGCTACCCCACCAAGGCCTCGCCCGACGCGGGCGAGGGCAAGCTCAGCTTCATCATGATGGACGACCCCGAACACGCCCGGCTGCGCCGGATGGTGACGGCCCCCTTCGCCATCAAGAAGATCGAGGCGCTGCGCCCGGCGGTGCAGCGGATCGTGGACGGCCTGATCGACGACATGCTGGCGCGGTCGGGAACCGTGGACCTGGTGGAGGCGTTCGCCCTTCCCCTGCCCTCCCTGGTCATCTGCGAACTGCTCGGCGTGCCCTACGACGACCACGCGTTCTTCCAGGACAGCACCAAGACCATGGTCCGTACGACCGCCACCCCGGCGGAGCGGGGCGCGGCGAGCCGCGAGGTCGCCGGCTATCTCGCCGAGCTTCTCGGGAAGCGGATCGCGGACCCCCGGGACGACCTGCTGTCGAGCATCGCCGGCCGTGTCACCGCCGGTGAGATCGACCACCGGCAGGCCACCGAGATGGCCCTGCTCCTGCTGATCGCGGGCCACGAGACCACCGCGAACATGATCGCCCTCGGCACCCTCGCCCTCCTCGAACACCCCGACCAGCTGGCCCTGTTGCGCGAGACCGACGACCCGAAGCTCGTCGCCTCCGCCGTCGAGGAACTGCTGCGCTATCTCCACATCACCCACCTGGGCCGGCGCCGCGCGGTCACCGAGGACATCGAGATCGGTGGTCAGGTCATCCGGGCCGGCGAGGGCGTCATCATGGCCAACGAGATCGCCAACCGCGACCCCGAGGTCTTCCCCGACCCCGACCGCCTCGACCTCACCCGTGACGCCCGCCGCCACGTTGCCTTCGGCTTCGGCGTCCACCAGTGCCTCGGCCAGCCGCTGGCCCGCATGGAACTCCAGGTCGTCTACGGCACCCTGTACCGCCGTATCCCCACGCTGAAGCTCGCCTGCCCCCTGGAGGACGTGCGCTTCAAGGACGACGCGTTCATCTACGGCGTGCACGAACTGCCCGTCGCCTGGTGA
- a CDS encoding TetR/AcrR family transcriptional regulator, protein MAAGRAVRAEQVSATRELILTAAERLFAERGVYAVSNRQVSEAAGQGNNAAVGYHFGTKADLVRAIIRKHAARIEEIRVRLLAGIGDSTDVRDWVDCLVRPAPEHLAALGSPTWYARFCAQVATDPALHEIMVEESLSSPAMRQIVEGLRRCLPELPGEVRAERGEMARHLILHVSAERERALADNRPTPRASWQAAASGLADAVIGLWLAPVTPER, encoded by the coding sequence ATGGCGGCAGGCAGGGCGGTACGGGCGGAGCAGGTCAGCGCGACCCGGGAGCTGATCCTGACGGCGGCCGAGCGGCTGTTCGCGGAGCGCGGTGTCTACGCCGTGTCCAACCGCCAGGTCAGCGAGGCCGCCGGACAGGGCAACAACGCCGCCGTCGGCTACCACTTCGGCACCAAGGCCGACCTGGTCCGCGCCATCATCCGCAAACACGCGGCGCGGATCGAGGAGATCCGCGTCCGGCTGCTGGCCGGCATCGGCGACTCCACGGACGTACGGGACTGGGTGGACTGTCTGGTGCGCCCGGCCCCCGAACACCTGGCGGCTCTCGGTAGCCCCACCTGGTACGCGAGGTTCTGCGCCCAGGTCGCGACCGACCCGGCCCTGCACGAGATCATGGTCGAGGAGTCCCTCTCCTCGCCGGCCATGCGGCAGATCGTCGAGGGGCTCCGGCGCTGCCTGCCCGAACTGCCGGGCGAAGTCCGCGCCGAACGCGGGGAGATGGCCCGCCATCTCATCCTGCACGTCTCCGCCGAGCGCGAGCGTGCTCTGGCCGACAACCGCCCCACCCCGCGCGCCAGTTGGCAGGCGGCGGCCTCGGGTCTGGCCGACGCGGTCATCGGGCTGTGGCTGGCACCGGTGACCCCGGAGCGCTGA
- a CDS encoding MMPL family transporter, translating to MASTIPARDHHDEGVRSRTGGAAGYTPVPTVLPGNFVGLTVGIAPAGLPVVGSPVLTKTGPAAAGVVVIAVLSALTPVPALLGKAAWWMPGAGPVASVGVEGGSLTREGPTVVGAAERPTARI from the coding sequence GTGGCGTCCACGATCCCGGCGCGTGATCACCACGACGAGGGTGTGCGCTCCCGGACCGGTGGTGCAGCGGGCTACACCCCCGTCCCGACCGTGCTCCCCGGGAACTTCGTCGGGCTCACCGTCGGCATCGCGCCGGCCGGTCTGCCGGTGGTGGGCAGCCCGGTCCTCACCAAGACGGGGCCGGCCGCGGCGGGCGTCGTGGTGATCGCGGTGCTGAGCGCGCTGACGCCGGTGCCGGCGCTGCTCGGCAAGGCGGCCTGGTGGATGCCGGGGGCTGGACCGGTGGCGAGTGTCGGCGTCGAGGGCGGGTCGCTCACCCGGGAAGGTCCCACGGTGGTCGGCGCCGCCGAACGGCCCACCGCTCGCATCTGA